From a single Nicotiana tomentosiformis chromosome 2, ASM39032v3, whole genome shotgun sequence genomic region:
- the LOC104117961 gene encoding uncharacterized protein isoform X2, with product MTTDTTTPSYWLNWRFLLCAIWILAAMVVSIRIIWKYEECSSKSKRSQQRENGEKKAGILYKDDVWKTCYKAIHPNWLLAYRLIAFAVLLSLLIADVVLHGVRILYFYTQWTFTLVTVYFGLGSSLSIHGCFQSRKGGKGESGDSVDTERGTYTAPIPENANVLIVSNGLNSHGEPHVREAAGPWSVAFQIIFQMTAGAVVLTDCVFWLVIYPFLTDKNYRLHFLAVCMHSVNAVCLLGDVFLNRLRFPFFRVTYFVLWTCVFVIFQWILHIFVSMRWPYPFLDLSSQYAPLWYFAVGILHLPCYGFFALLIRMKKCWLSRLFHSSVGI from the exons ATGACAACAGATACAACAACTCCAAGTTATTGGTTGAACTGGAGATTCTTACTGTGTGCAATATGGATATTAGCAGCTATGGTGGTTTCAATTCGCATAATATGGAAGTATGAAGAATGTTCTTCAAAGTCGAAAAGAAGCCAGCAAAGAGAGAATGGGGAAAAGAAAGCAGGGATTTTATACAAAGATGATGTTTGGAAGACATGTTACAAAGCAATCCATCCTAATTGGCTGCTTGCTTATAGACTAATTGCTTTCGCCGTGCTTCTGTCTTTGCTCATTGCAGATGTAGTTCTTCATGGCGTACGCATACTTTATTTCTATACTCA GTGGACATTCACCTTAGTTACAGTCTACTTTGGG CTAGGATCTTCGCTCTCCATTCATGGCTGTTTCCAATCTCGCAAGGGAGGTAAAGGTGAGAGTGGTGATAGTGTTGATACAGAGAGAGGCACTTACACGGCTCCAATTCCTGAAAATGCAAACGTACTTATTGTTTCCAATGGCTTGAATTCCCATGGAGAACCACATGTTAGAGAAGCTGCAGGTCCTTGGAGCGTTGCCTTTCAAATAATATTCCAG ATGACTGCAGGTGCTGTTGTTCTTACAGATTGTGTTTTTTGGCTCGTTATCTACCCATTCCTCACTGACAAAAATTACAGATTGCATTTT CTGGCTGTTTGTATGCATTCTGTCAATGCCGTTTGCCTTCTCGGTGATGTGTTTCTAAATCGTCTA CGGTTCCCTTTCTTCCGTGTAACATATTTTGTGCTCTGGACATGTGTATTTGTCATTTTCCAGTGGATCCTCCATATTTTTGTCTCAATGAG GTGGCCTTATCCCTTTCTAGACTTGTCATCTCAATATGCTCCCCTTTG GTATTTTGCTGTTGGTATTCTCCATCTCCCTTGTTATGGCTTCTTTGCGTTGCTAATCAGAATGAAGAAATGTTGGTTATCCAGATTATTTCATAGCTCCGTAGGGATATAA
- the LOC104117961 gene encoding uncharacterized protein isoform X1, whose amino-acid sequence MTTDTTTPSYWLNWRFLLCAIWILAAMVVSIRIIWKYEECSSKSKRSQQRENGEKKAGILYKDDVWKTCYKAIHPNWLLAYRLIAFAVLLSLLIADVVLHGVRILYFYTQWTFTLVTVYFGLGSSLSIHGCFQSRKGGKGESGDSVDTERGTYTAPIPENANVLIVSNGLNSHGEPHVREAAGPWSVAFQIIFQMTAGAVVLTDCVFWLVIYPFLTDKNYRLHFLAVCMHSVNAVCLLGDVFLNRLRFPFFRVTYFVLWTCVFVIFQWILHIFVSMRWPYPFLDLSSQYAPLWYVYDLIREISICRVVNVLIVLFMLAQKCEIADYFIAP is encoded by the exons ATGACAACAGATACAACAACTCCAAGTTATTGGTTGAACTGGAGATTCTTACTGTGTGCAATATGGATATTAGCAGCTATGGTGGTTTCAATTCGCATAATATGGAAGTATGAAGAATGTTCTTCAAAGTCGAAAAGAAGCCAGCAAAGAGAGAATGGGGAAAAGAAAGCAGGGATTTTATACAAAGATGATGTTTGGAAGACATGTTACAAAGCAATCCATCCTAATTGGCTGCTTGCTTATAGACTAATTGCTTTCGCCGTGCTTCTGTCTTTGCTCATTGCAGATGTAGTTCTTCATGGCGTACGCATACTTTATTTCTATACTCA GTGGACATTCACCTTAGTTACAGTCTACTTTGGG CTAGGATCTTCGCTCTCCATTCATGGCTGTTTCCAATCTCGCAAGGGAGGTAAAGGTGAGAGTGGTGATAGTGTTGATACAGAGAGAGGCACTTACACGGCTCCAATTCCTGAAAATGCAAACGTACTTATTGTTTCCAATGGCTTGAATTCCCATGGAGAACCACATGTTAGAGAAGCTGCAGGTCCTTGGAGCGTTGCCTTTCAAATAATATTCCAG ATGACTGCAGGTGCTGTTGTTCTTACAGATTGTGTTTTTTGGCTCGTTATCTACCCATTCCTCACTGACAAAAATTACAGATTGCATTTT CTGGCTGTTTGTATGCATTCTGTCAATGCCGTTTGCCTTCTCGGTGATGTGTTTCTAAATCGTCTA CGGTTCCCTTTCTTCCGTGTAACATATTTTGTGCTCTGGACATGTGTATTTGTCATTTTCCAGTGGATCCTCCATATTTTTGTCTCAATGAG GTGGCCTTATCCCTTTCTAGACTTGTCATCTCAATATGCTCCCCTTTGGTATGTGTACGACCTCATACGAGAAATCAGTATATGCAGAGTAGTCAATGTGCTTATTGTGCTATTCATGCTTGCTCAAAAATGTGAAATTGCAG ATTATTTCATAGCTCCGTAG